The genomic stretch GGTGAAAAGGAAGCACAAGAAGGTAAATATTTTACCAATCTTTTGACAAAATAGAAATAAGGGACTCTGTTAAAGGTCGTTGGGTGTGTACCAAATATATACCAAAAGCCGGCCTTGGTGGCTTAACACATGGAAGAAATGAGACTTTGTTTTGATGAAATATTCGGCTCGAATACActtcgatgtgtgtgtgtgtgtgtgttcctctcagATGCCgttgtgtggaggtgtgtgtactgtccTCATGCTATGAGCAATGAGCAGGAGTTGCAGCAGCACATGTTGAGCGAACATGTGAGCCAGCAGGGATCTGTGCTTGTCTGCGCCGTCTGCACGCTGTCCTTTCTCTCTGAAGCAGAGTTCGAGCAGCATTTCCTCATTAATCACGTGCAGCTTGTCCAGGAGGAGGTGTTAGAGTCTCATTGCCCCGCCTCCCAAATGGTAACTCCTCCCACTAGCACAGGCCATGTTTGTGCTCACGGTGTACAATtctaaattgtttttaattactgaaaaacaaaacagttaaaCACATTAACTCCTGATAAATAATTAAGGTTCTGTGAATACGGAAATTGTGATCATTGGTGTTTGGCTACTTTTAATAAGTTTTATATTGAACTACAATACTGAATGTCTTGCACATTTTGTTGCATGTAATGTAACATCTCACAATCAGGTGATCCAGACAGAAGATGCCTCGGCTGAAGGGACGGAACAGATCGTAGGGCTCGACCAATCACAGCTGGCCGGATCTCAACAGGTGTTTGTTGCTCTAGGAGACGGCGGGGAGGCGGCGGCCGACACGGGGATCGTGGCCGTTAACATGGAGGACTTGCTGACGGGACACGTCACGCTGATCTGTGAGGAGAACCAGTAGAGTTATGTTTACACAGGAGCACAAATGTGttggcaaaacacacacacaaacaccacacatcttacatcatattttttaaagcatatatTTATACGTCATATATTACAAATCCTTAAtaacctgaaaacacacagcTCATGGTGCAGATTCAAGTCTTTAGCTCTTCAGGATAATGGAggttcagagtgtgtgtgtttgcaccacATGTCATATGTGAGATGAAAGAGGACCAGATGGCAGATGGAAAGATGACAGCACGGTTCAGGCTGCTGCTGATGACCAAGTTAaatcaactgttttttttttttgtttgtttgtttttttgtttttttataatcattttatataatgtttaaattgCTCAACTGAGGAGACAGCAAATGCTTTTTTAGCTGCAAATACAGAAgcctgtaatattttttttttattttaacatcttACCGTCTCCGAGgagctttatatatttatatgtgcaGGAAACGAAGTGTTATTGATTTATAAAGCAACTACAGTAatgaatgctgtgtgtgtgtgtgtatgtatgtgtgtgtgtgtgtgtgtgtgtgtgtgtgtgtgtgtgtgtgtgtgtgtgtgtgtatgtgtatatgtatgtgtgtgtgtgtgtgtgcatgtgtgtgtgcatgtgtgtgtgcatgtgtgtgtgcatgtgtgtgtgcatgtgtgtgtgcatgtgtgtgtgcatgtgtgtgtgcatgtgtgtgtgcatgtgtgtgtgtatgtgtgtgtgtatgtgtgtgtccgtgttcaCCCAAAGTGCCCTGTCTCATTCCTTTTAGTCCCACAGACACCGCAGCTGTATAGAAATAATGCTATTTATCTTTGACTATTTTCATTTCAGTCACATCACAGGCTAAAAGTctatattagaaaataatgaTGCATTATCTAGCTAAATATGACcaggttttaaaaataattcattcacaCGGTAATATTTTGAAACAATACTTTATTGCTGCTGTACATTTATACAAACCATCAACCATGATTTAACCCTTTTATCCCTAATCCTGAAAATGTGTATTATATTCTTTAAAATCTCTCATTGCAGTGTGAGTTCTGACCGTAAAGCCTACGCTGGTCGTTGACTCGTCCTCTGAGGGGTCATCGAACAAACCCCAACATGAGCTTATTACACACAAGGCAACTGAGCCCAGGACTGAAAACTGCACTTTACAAAGTCTAGTGTATAAAACCCTCCCTTCAGAGATCACCCGCTTAATGACGTAACAGTATATTAAGGTAGTTTTAGGAAATCTTTGTGCCAGAAAGTGTTTTCATCCTAGTAGAAATCGTCTTCACGTGTAGTGTCCTTTAGTATGAACATCCAGTTCAGCAAACACAAAGGTGACCATTATTTGAGCGCATAATGCCTAAATATCTACACACAGCAAcagggtttttttgtgttgtgattCCTTTTAGCGTGTAACATCAAGCTGAACTATGTAAAGCACCTCAGGGGTCTCCGTTATCGTCCGTGATGATGTACGTATAGGCTTGCATGTGTACTGTGCACGTGCATGTTTGTACACGTATTAACGTGGAATTCTCTGAGGTTTGTCTGAACGCTATTCGTACAGGCGACTTAGAACGTACCTGTGACAACAAGGGCTATatttatgcattattattattgtaacagACATTACAGAATAATTTCATCATTCTGCCCCTTTTTGCCATGTCTCACATTTTTAATGCGCACGTTTAGAGTATTATTGCTAACTGGAGACAGGCGCTATTTTAAAGGTCACACAACGGCGGCTATCGTTaccagaaagaaacaaaaaacagggcaacatttacctcagatggTCCTCAgaaacactcacatactcacagcATGCATATAGAGGATATCGTTCCTGCTTCGCACTCGAGAGCACCATAAACGTTAAGAAAACTCAACAAACTGAAGTGTAGCATGTGGTTAAAATTCCTTTCTGTGCAATACCATAGTAAAAGGTTAGGAAATGATCATAAATAGTTATTAATATTGACAATAAGTGGTAAGTGGAAGCATAATACAGCTGTTAAGTTTCAGACGTACACACGTTATTCCATCCACGAACGTACTTCTCAAATAAAGTCCTTTAAGCAAACACGCAAAAGTATAAGATTACAccttaatatattataataacaaaatgtGCGATTTTACAGATGTCACGTTTTATGTGCAGCTGCTTTTACGTACAgagtctttaaataaaatataaatatttgggtttAACATGACAGAGGAATATGGATGACAAGCATAAGTGACTGAGTTAGCTCATTTAGCTTATCCTAGTTGTTAAGTGTTTGATACAGACAGTGTCGAGGCACGGTGATAACTGGAAGTGTTAACAAAAATCtcagttcatttaaaattaCACTGTAATTATACTTGGCTCTGAGTTCCGCCATGTCGGAAACCCTCAACATCGCATCACAGTTTGTGAAATCAAGTTGTAAGAAGACCACATGAGTGATGCAGATCATTTTGGAACTCTTAAAAGGCAGCAAATGTCCACCTTGTATTGTGTCAGTTTGAGTTTGCCGTGCGCTTGTTCACATCGTTAGCTTCTTCTTAGGCAGGAAGGTGTTTGTGATTTGGTTCATCACCACCAGCGcggggaagggagggaggatTAAGAAGGCGTACCAAATCGGCCCCTTGACGGTGGCCTGGAACCAGTCGCTGAATAAGGCCGCGGTGACGGTGACTGTGGCCAACAGGTAGGCCACGAGGCCGCAGGTGGCATGGTAGAGCCGCAGCCGGGGCACAGAAACATTGTGGATGAGCTTGGGGAAGAGCAGGCACACGCCACAGGCCGCCTGCAGCACGGTAACCACCAGTGTCCCGACCCCCAGCAGGCTATGCCAAGTGTCCAGGTGGGGGTGCTCCGACTTCCTCTTACTGGCCACCATGAAACCGAGGCCCATGGCTGcaaaaagcagcagcagcacctgCACCACCCAGTGTGTGCGGACCTTTCCTTTACGAGACTTGAAGCAGCATGGAGATCCCTCAATCGAGAAGAGCAGGATCCCCTCTGTCATGCACAGGCAGAActgaaagggaaaagaaaagagttAAGTTCACATGGTTTAATGGCACACACATCTTTTCCTACTGTTGCTTCTGTAGCTGTCAGTCAGAGTGAAATAGACATGGCCTCAGACTTCACACAACTAACACCATGTTCACACTAGTAGGGACGGTGTCGCTTGTAAGTGTGCACTATCCAGCATTCTggcatttgttgtttttttattgtttatattagcAAAACCCTAACTGATCATTTTTAGTCTTTGCAAAGTCGTTTTTCTTCTAAAGAGTAAATAGGAGCAGTTTGCAGCTAGACACTATAGTTGTGAGACAAGTAAAGAAACGTTTCAGGGAAACATTCCCCTTTGTTGCTATTAAAACGTAGCAGTAAAACACAATAATCCAGAATGAACTTTAGTCCAGTACACCGAGTTTGCTTACATGTACAAACTGGCCAATAGTCTAAATAGTGATGTGATATAACAATCAATTAGTTAGTAATCCCTTCAAACCTTTGACTAGAAAAAGCATAAATTTAACACCGCTGTTGATGGCTTCAGGAAGGGAAACTGTAAGTCACACCATCACTGGGGTTttattattggcaccctttctTCCACACAGTACAATAGGAGGCTGTGTACTGATGAGGAGCAGGAAGGTCATGGAACGCTGCTCAGCTTATCACTGAGATGGAAAAGCGTTCTGCTTTTCTTCTTGGGTCAGTCGTACCTATAGACCCGAGGCCGGCACGCAGAAGGGAGAGGTGCGAGCCTAATTATCACACTGATCCGCCGTGTACGATTCATAATTCAGGAACGTGATGCATTATTCATCGATTAGCCTCGAGGCTGGCTGCCAGTTAGTGATTCATCATCCtcgaacaaaagaaaaaagaaaaaaaaagaaatgtaacaaTGCAAAAGACTGGCAGAGACAAaagggaagaaaacaaaaaagaataagGCCAACGTTTGGGTTAAAGCTGTTTGACGTGAACTTACCCCTAGTGACATGCAGAGTGGGTGCCAAGAAAAGAGAcctgcaaataaacaaatgagcaCCTGAAGGGTCAGTGTGAACATAGAAGATGATCatgatttgcatttttttttttgcttcttcaaATACATTTCGACCCTTAAATCTGCTTGTGTGATTTACTCTCTCGATCCCAGATCACTAGATGATAACCGAGCCGACTGTGCGGCCGATCCGGGCCTCTGATCGTCCCCGAAAAAATGCGATCCTAATTTGTACCTAATTAGTGGGAGGGACCTTGTGCAATGTGGGGTGAGGCACAAGTCGTGTGTGAAAGACTGAGCAAAGACAGTGACTCTGTGTTTcctttcatgtgacgtcacacctctttgttttgtgtgtcgAGTTGATTTGGGGATGTGAGGACTGAAAGTGATACAACCTGAGGACGGTGTAAATGTTGTGGCCCAGGTGATCTTTTAGCAGGTGCTCCAAATCCAGTCTAACAATCACATCCGCTGTCTTGGAAATATCAAACGCTTTCTCTGTGCGTCACGCCGTCCCAATGCTGTGCGCATTTCTGCTTTTTCACAGAACTTTCATTTCCGCCTTAGctcatatcatatatcataagTTAGGTCAAGCCTGTATACACTCGGCTTTTGCCTAAAGTTactactacttttttttttatcccatcTCCTACATAAAAGCAATAATCTGAATCTTGTTCTGAACATTCCAGACTTTAAGCAGTTTAGCTGGTTCTCTGATGCAGTTCTGAAAAGGCACGGAGAAACCTTGAGGCAAGTGTCAGCaggaaaaaaggaacaaaaacaaatgcagagtgcataagtatttatttacccctttttccacattttgttgaGTTACAGTCTGGTTAATAGCTGTTCACTCAAATTTGTCTGTTCTGAACTGAGTTTATTTCCTAACAGGGATTACTCCTATTAAATGTTATCTTTTGAtgaatttttatgatttataatacatagtttagtttagtttagagATTAAGCACGTTTTAATCTGTAAAACAAAAATGGTGGTGGGTGATAATTGGTATTGCTATTGTTATACAACAATGTTGTTCAGACTCAGTAATGCAGAAGTCTCAAAGAGACACCGATGGATCAATTAAATATGGaacaaaatttatataaaaaataataatttaggATGCCTAAGACTTTATGTACTTTAATAAGAAGACTGTAATACTTTAATTTTTGTTGTAGATCTATAATGAACTTACAACACTATTGTAATATATAATGAacttactactactactactactactagtagtaatagtagtagtatttattattattattattattattattattattaaggtacAGAAGCTTCCTGAACCAGACTACAAAGGGTTAagaaacttaataataataatatttagtattattattgtttagtattatttattctgtgttattattactgttattactattGAATactataatttattattattattattattattattattaataataaagtacagaagCTTCTTGAACCAGACTATAAAGGGTTAATAAacttattattactactactactactataattcattattcttaataataataataataataatacttattattattactactactactactactactactaaagtACAGAAGCTTCCTAAACAAGACTATAAAGGGTTAATAAACTTACTTTTtctattatgattattattaataaaccagactataaaagttaataaacgtatttattattattattattattattattattattattattattattacccaGACTATAAAGGTCAATACCCAGACTATAAAGGTTAATAAACttatccttattattattaatacccagactataaagattaataaacgtatttattattattattattattattattattattattattattattattgattcgCAGACTACAAAGGTTAATACCCAGACCATAAAGGTTAATAAacgtatttattattaatatcaataaCTCAGGCTATGAAGGTTAATAAACTTACTTGTTCCCGGTCTGGACAGGACGCCAATCAGCGCGGTGAAGCCAAGAGCGACACAGTGCGCGGTCACGAGAGCGATTTTGCGCATGCACGCGTACAGCCAGTACTCGCGCATCCCGAGACCCTCACCAACAGGACTGTATTCCATCTTCCtctccgtctgtgtgtgtgtgtgtgtgtgttagaccgGGCTCCTGCtgcctcttcttcctctcctgATCACTCTGACACCCGGACAAAATGTGAGCCGACACATGAGCCGACACACAGGTGACACTTCCGGGTTCGGTGGATGCATCAGATTCACTTAACCGTATCGTTTAAATAACTCAGTTAACCCAATAAGTTAACACGTATTGGGTACAGAGACACCGATAAACATCGAGTTTCTCTCCTTATAGGAACTCGTTACTGGACAACGGGGGGACATTTTAAATACCttcatagaaaaaaaagtgttacgTCACGACTGGTCCATCCCACAAGGGGGGGGAAAGAAATGTGTCGTGTCTGTGGGCGATACCATTATGAAGATACAAATAGGGGGCGATTTACCCATCTCAAGCAAACtcaaatactactactactattatagCCACTACTGCTGTCAgacattacagtatttacatttcattacaaatgataTTACAGTAACAATACACACTCGTGGTCAAgtataaagaatattttaatccatttttatAAATCAACATTTATATAGCAGCATGTCCAGTAGATTGTGAGGTATTTCTGAATTCACGGAGAAATTCACTCCCCCATCATCTgccattcactcacactcacattcatatattggctttttttaaaaggaacatCGTCGGCATAATGATCCACACTGGTCTAACGCTTCCagactctcagacacacaacgCACCTGAACTCgcacccacccacacacgcagacacaaacacacacacgtctggaGACTTGGGTCCACAGTCCATAGTTTGTAGTGCTCCCCAGTTAGTGGCTTGCTCAGCGATGGAGTTTTGGCTGTGGAGAAAAGCAGGCAATCAGCATCATGGAAAGGCAGCTTACAGTCAGTTGTCTGTTCAGAAATTAGATGGAAAGGTTAATTAACTCTAAAACCTTAAGTATCATAGCTAGCAGTGCATCTGTAGATCAGCAAgtcacgtgtgcgtgtgtttctgTAATAACCAGAAGTTGATCACCGATCAAATCAAACACGTTCTGCACTCTATCTTGCCCCTTGTATTAGAGCAAGGCTAACACGATTACCACAAAGCCTTATCCTAACTCTGACCAACTTCACTTTTACTCACTGTACCCGTTAGGCCTTTGGTGTTTAGCTAAGTTTGTGGCTCAACTCTGATGTTGCCACTTTTAGTGCAACCAcaggaaatacaaaaatgtgttGCATGTCTTgaatccaaaaataaaaagccttCACAGACTGGATGTGATATGAATCTACCTCTGAATAAAAGCAGAAACCGCTGCAATTTGCACATCATATTGGTACCTGGATGAATCGATGACGATTCCATCGCTGCTGTATAGTTATCCCTCCACTATTGGCATTTCTAAACTTTTATTATAAACTAAATGACAAAACCAATTAAAATACAAAGCAATTTTGTGCCCTGAAAACTGTTAAACTGGAACTAAACACAAAGAGACTGAAGACAACTGCACAGAGAATTGGGGCTGGTCACTGGGTAGCAGTGCAGAACATCTTTAAgcttatttgaattttattttgtgcatcAATTCATATGCATTAAGTTCTCGGTGTTAGAAATGTACGCAATAAATGTGGCCATAGAGCTAGAGGGATCACAGCACTAGTGCGATCATTTGATACGTGAAGGCACTTTAAACCGAACAGGCACGCTCATCCTGGTTTACACACTCACCTTGGGAGCACTGAGCTTCTTCTCCCCTCCTACGGGCAGCGGTGTTCCTTTGCGTTCTTTCCAGGTGTAGAAGCCGGAGTGAGGGGGGGTAGGCAGCCGGTGCGCTTTGGAGGGGGGAGATGAGTCGCTGCTCTTGCGTTTCTTGCCCAGGCCTCTGTGCTCATATCCTGGAGGCCTGCCGTGGTGTCCTGAGTTTCCTGCTCGCCCAGATGCGCCTGGCTCCGTGGGCGAGGTTCGGCCCGGCGCGTGAGTCCGCTTAAATGGCCACGGCTCAGCCCGGCTCTGCTTGTGACCCGGCGACAGCGAGCCGTTTGTCTGTCCGTGAGATGATGGTGGCGCTAAAGCTGGAATCTGAGCCGGCGCCGTTTTGCCAGATCCGAGCGGTCGGGCTCCCGGGCTCACACAGTTCCTGTCCGGGCTGACCGTACCGGCCTCGCTCAGAGAGCCTTTCCGCTTTGCGGGAGCGGCCGGATCAGCCCGCTCCGTTTCCCTGAGACGCAGCTGCTGCTTGCTGGGTCTGCCGATGGGGTTTCGAGACCGCCCCGTTCCTAGCTGCGTGGCAGTCTGAGCGGGTTTGGAGTGCGCTGTGGCCTGGGAACCTCCAGATTTCTCAGACTGAGCCGAGGCCCTGCTGCTGGAGGAGCTGTCCCTGGCTGCTCCGTGTGAAGAAAATGAAGACGACTTGAGGGAGCTGGCACTGGGATTTCCTGCCCTCTGCTTGGAATGATGGGAAGTGAAAGTTGGGGAGGAGGGAATGGCTGAAGGCTTGGCTGAGGAACCCTGGGACTGAGGCTCGGATGCTTGAGGTATTTTCCTAAGGAGGGGGAACATTAGAAATATAATTATAGAGAGTTTGTCTGGCTTTGATGCTGGACACTTCTGTTAaacagagatttaaaaaaagggCAACATTTGGCTTACATGCTTATGCATGTAATTAGAGGCACCAGGAGTAAACATGTTTTACCAGAGAaatccagaaaaacaaacatcaaaactCAGTCCGCAACCGTCTGATTATTTTCCGGTTTAAATGACAAGTCCCTCTGgacgttactatagaaacaatgacTTTAAATAAGTTAACGAAAGGAAATGAAGCCAGGGGTTGAATGAAGGAGACACTGACTTCCACAGGTGAGCGCTGAGGTGACTCTCCACCATGGCACTCACAGCGGACCGCAGGTGATGAAGCCGCCTGTCGAACGTGAAGACTCCGTGACCCAGAGCAAAACTACCAAACGTACACACCTGAAAGGAAAAAACTATCAGTTTGTTTCTCATACATACAGAACGGCTCTGGACAAACATGCTATAAGTTGTGCAAAACCGTTAAGATGTAATTGATCTTGTGAAGTAGTTAAAGACAGGTTTGTTTCACAGACGACTCCTCGGGTCGTCACGGACTCTcgaaacatttattaaaaaccaGACTCGGCACATCTGATTTGACTTACACACTACTGTGACCAGCCAGGTGTGTTAGCCCTGGAATGTCAGCTCATGGTTGTGCTGGACAGTAGATTGAAAACTCAGACAGACGTTTAATCAGTTTTGTTTCAACAAGGACACGAATCTCAAAGAAAAAGGTAAAAGGAGGACAGAAAACGCAGTGGAAGAGCCAGGGAACTGTCTGCATCTGATGATCAATAGTTAAAGGTCATTTCCTTAAGGGACAAAAAGAAATCCAGACAAATGCTTGCTTAGCATCTGGCACCAACGTCAAAACCTCGCCTGTGAGACGTCTTAAGGAATGCTAAATCTCATCCAACTCAGTGGACGGATGAACGCTGacgaatataaaaaaatttatttaattaaatttcattaaatAAGTGATAAATCCTGGAAGTTAAATGAACGTGACCTTATCAttcctgtttgtgtttgtgtatagaaATACGTAAGATTAGGTACCGCGAGTGGTTTGGGATGCCAGGGACTGGAGTGCCAGTCGGCAGGTTCGTCGTTGACCTC from Tachysurus fulvidraco isolate hzauxx_2018 chromosome 2, HZAU_PFXX_2.0, whole genome shotgun sequence encodes the following:
- the LOC113648600 gene encoding probable transmembrane reductase CYB561D1, with product MEYSPVGEGLGMREYWLYACMRKIALVTAHCVALGFTALIGVLSRPGTSLFSWHPLCMSLGFCLCMTEGILLFSIEGSPCCFKSRKGKVRTHWVVQVLLLLFAAMGLGFMVASKRKSEHPHLDTWHSLLGVGTLVVTVLQAACGVCLLFPKLIHNVSVPRLRLYHATCGLVAYLLATVTVTAALFSDWFQATVKGPIWYAFLILPPFPALVVMNQITNTFLPKKKLTM
- the atxn7l2a gene encoding ataxin-7-like protein 2a isoform X3, whose product is MSIFGHYPGHDDFYLVVCSHCSQVVKPQAFEKHCERRHGSVGKLYAHLRSTPPAGQQRSHARHGHAPTSTGHGTGSWSGKIQSGGGGGAARPSPQSPSTPPQFKHTKTPKDGVRLSPLEKTSSSGHSESTVFKQPPPLEPPRSSPPPSLRDPPWPYGGPSPSRPSPSSTEKSPAQRAESGTANASTPHARSNRPYKTSKKQCDLDKHCGVLDPERKKVCTRLLTCNIHSIHERRKVMGRSKNFDQLVAELKMSSKNRERSAQSHEESAPQSQSPETPREPNASPQCRRPLSNSPAFRTRTLSENAPEEERVVREEGVARAPSPLTQGRISVSDESEGEVNDEPADWHSSPWHPKPLAVCTFGSFALGHGVFTFDRRLHHLRSAVSAMVESHLSAHLWKKIPQASEPQSQGSSAKPSAIPSSPTFTSHHSKQRAGNPSASSLKSSSFSSHGAARDSSSSSRASAQSEKSGGSQATAHSKPAQTATQLGTGRSRNPIGRPSKQQLRLRETERADPAAPAKRKGSLSEAGTVSPDRNCVSPGARPLGSGKTAPAQIPALAPPSSHGQTNGSLSPGHKQSRAEPWPFKRTHAPGRTSPTEPGASGRAGNSGHHGRPPGYEHRGLGKKRKSSDSSPPSKAHRLPTPPHSGFYTWKERKGTPLPVGGEKKLSAPKPKLHR